In Rhodococcus sp. OK302, one genomic interval encodes:
- a CDS encoding sulfite oxidase, which translates to MTVAHNLDAARAALVMINPAPYNAEAPPEALAGNITPTELHYVRSNFAVPAHDGTLEIGGAVGHPTVLTLDDLRAMPAHEHTVTLECAGNGRLDMRPLPTGEPWGDYAVSTARWKGALLHEVLAKVEPSAQGVEILTQGADHGPYHLQAILPDTDQENLTFIRSLPLSLATDPASGILIAYEMNGEPVGSDHGAPFRLIVPHWYAVASVKWLKRIDVLTEPYTGEFQTGHYMYEWPDRPHEAVTLMRVRARITDPAPGSIIGSGAYTVRGKAWSGTGPITRVDVSVTGEGDWQPAQLEPSRSGYHWQAWTFDWEPSHVGRHTLRVRATDAAGNVQPDVPQWNRLGYGNNAIEVIYVDRR; encoded by the coding sequence ATGACCGTCGCCCATAATCTCGATGCGGCACGCGCCGCGTTAGTGATGATCAACCCCGCGCCCTACAACGCCGAGGCGCCGCCCGAGGCGCTCGCCGGCAATATCACGCCGACCGAGCTCCACTATGTGCGGAGCAACTTCGCGGTGCCCGCTCACGACGGCACCCTGGAGATCGGTGGCGCGGTGGGCCATCCGACCGTCCTGACTCTCGACGACCTGCGCGCGATGCCGGCCCACGAACACACTGTCACCCTGGAATGCGCAGGCAATGGCCGCCTGGACATGCGGCCGCTGCCGACCGGTGAGCCCTGGGGTGACTACGCCGTCTCCACTGCACGATGGAAGGGCGCGCTCCTCCACGAGGTACTGGCGAAGGTCGAGCCATCGGCGCAGGGGGTGGAAATCCTCACCCAGGGGGCCGACCACGGGCCCTACCACCTCCAGGCGATCCTCCCCGACACTGACCAGGAGAACCTCACCTTCATCCGTTCCCTGCCACTCTCGCTCGCCACGGACCCGGCGTCGGGAATCCTCATCGCCTATGAAATGAACGGGGAGCCTGTGGGTTCCGACCACGGCGCGCCTTTCCGATTGATCGTGCCCCATTGGTACGCCGTGGCGTCGGTGAAATGGTTGAAGCGGATCGATGTGCTCACCGAGCCCTACACCGGAGAGTTCCAGACCGGCCATTACATGTACGAGTGGCCGGACCGACCCCACGAAGCTGTGACCCTGATGCGGGTACGCGCCCGCATCACCGACCCAGCGCCGGGCTCGATCATCGGCTCCGGGGCATACACAGTCCGGGGGAAGGCATGGTCAGGAACCGGCCCCATCACGCGCGTCGACGTCAGCGTCACCGGAGAAGGCGACTGGCAGCCGGCCCAGCTGGAACCATCCCGAAGCGGATACCACTGGCAGGCCTGGACGTTCGACTGGGAGCCGAGCCACGTCGGGAGGCACACCCTGAGAGTCAGAGCGACCGACGCCGCGGGGAACGTACAACCCGACGTTCCGCAGTGGAACCGGCTGGGCTACGGAAACAACGCCATCGAAGTCATCTATGTCGATCGTCGATGA
- a CDS encoding DUF4331 family protein yields the protein MSDHISGPRALSNPIADITDVYTFPSPEKPGCLVLVLNTMPMAKPSDLFSDGLLYRFRLRPLHPPSPNDAGWGFVPGEEEIVVDCVFVAPGAGDRQQQGTCVSPSGESIPFFVNDLEGGSGRGVRVFAGTRWDPFIMDARAALATIANRELAFTDPGSIFLDGKNVLSIVVEIDTSFLWGRDLVGVVAETLTRGTFNVRIERVGRPEVKNMMLAPKEFDPVNRDLEIRDLYNMEDAFHLGDSYQGAYRARLDANLAFWDGLDGKVDWHAEANGSHPLTDLILADYLIVDVTKPYVEHGTFLEIELAARRGEAHQTCGGRTLNDDVMDTIFTQLVNAGHGPTIRDGVDSATRPATRNFPYLATPNPNPPEPPEHH from the coding sequence ATGTCGGACCACATCTCCGGGCCGCGCGCCCTGTCCAACCCGATCGCGGACATCACGGACGTGTACACATTCCCGAGCCCCGAGAAGCCGGGTTGTCTCGTGCTGGTCTTGAATACCATGCCGATGGCCAAGCCCTCCGACTTGTTCTCCGATGGTCTGCTGTACCGCTTCCGGCTGCGGCCACTCCACCCGCCGAGTCCGAACGATGCCGGGTGGGGGTTCGTCCCAGGCGAGGAGGAGATCGTCGTGGATTGCGTCTTCGTCGCCCCGGGTGCCGGCGACCGGCAGCAGCAGGGCACCTGCGTCAGTCCGTCGGGAGAATCGATCCCCTTCTTCGTCAACGATTTGGAGGGCGGCTCTGGCCGCGGCGTGCGAGTCTTCGCTGGCACACGCTGGGATCCGTTCATCATGGATGCCCGCGCCGCCTTGGCGACGATCGCGAACCGCGAGCTCGCTTTCACCGATCCCGGGTCGATCTTCCTGGACGGCAAGAACGTGCTCAGCATCGTCGTTGAGATCGACACCAGCTTCTTGTGGGGTCGGGATCTCGTGGGCGTCGTCGCCGAGACCCTCACCCGGGGAACTTTCAACGTCAGGATCGAACGGGTGGGCCGCCCCGAGGTGAAGAACATGATGCTCGCCCCGAAAGAGTTCGACCCCGTGAACCGGGATCTGGAGATCCGCGACCTGTACAACATGGAGGACGCGTTCCACCTCGGCGACTCTTACCAAGGCGCCTACCGCGCGCGACTGGACGCCAACCTCGCCTTCTGGGATGGCTTGGACGGAAAGGTGGACTGGCATGCCGAAGCGAACGGCAGCCACCCGCTCACGGACCTCATCCTCGCCGACTACCTGATCGTCGACGTCACGAAGCCCTATGTCGAGCACGGCACGTTCCTCGAGATCGAGCTCGCCGCGCGGCGCGGCGAGGCTCACCAGACGTGCGGGGGGCGGACGTTGAACGACGACGTGATGGACACGATCTTCACCCAGCTGGTCAACGCCGGCCATGGCCCCACCATCCGCGACGGCGTCGACTCCGCCACCCGACCGGCCACCCGGAACTTCCCCTACCTGGCGACGCCGAACCCGAACCCGCCCGAACCCCCTGAGCACCACTGA
- a CDS encoding ArsR/SmtB family transcription factor, translating into MDALAIFKALSNPTRLQIMEWLKYPAKYFDEDSYTQQDLGFHIGVCVGDIQARSGLAQSVISGYLQAMKDVGLLESDRVGKWTYYRRNEAMIDEFRKFVRDEL; encoded by the coding sequence GTGGATGCTTTGGCGATCTTCAAGGCGCTGTCCAACCCCACCCGCCTGCAGATCATGGAGTGGCTGAAGTATCCAGCAAAGTACTTCGACGAGGATTCGTACACCCAGCAGGATCTCGGATTCCATATTGGCGTCTGCGTCGGTGATATCCAGGCTCGATCCGGCCTTGCGCAGTCGGTGATCTCTGGGTATCTGCAGGCCATGAAGGACGTGGGCCTGCTCGAGTCCGACCGTGTCGGGAAGTGGACGTACTACCGGCGAAACGAAGCCATGATCGACGAGTTTCGGAAATTTGTTCGCGACGAACTGTGA
- a CDS encoding HsmA family protein, whose amino-acid sequence MLAAAIIVITFALVFYSIGVWSERIQKTLKWWHAGAFALGLICDATGTVLMSRISDESPDTGTSTFNNIMIVTGAIAIALMAIHLVWAVIVLLRDRPSEKAKFHKFSLVVWAIWLVPYFTGAIGAMTN is encoded by the coding sequence ATGTTGGCCGCAGCGATCATCGTCATTACGTTTGCCCTGGTTTTCTACTCGATCGGTGTTTGGTCTGAACGCATCCAGAAGACCCTGAAGTGGTGGCATGCCGGTGCATTCGCGCTCGGCCTGATTTGCGACGCAACCGGCACCGTCCTGATGAGCCGAATCTCCGATGAGTCGCCGGATACCGGAACGTCCACTTTCAACAACATCATGATCGTCACCGGGGCAATAGCCATCGCGCTTATGGCCATTCACCTGGTGTGGGCTGTCATTGTCCTGCTCCGGGATCGACCCTCCGAGAAGGCGAAGTTCCACAAGTTCAGCCTGGTCGTCTGGGCGATCTGGCTGGTTCCCTACTTCACCGGGGCCATCGGCGCGATGACGAACTAG
- a CDS encoding enoyl-CoA hydratase/isomerase family protein has translation MMSTSSTDRWAALDFGPPAPDVEETEAPVLLDYLSDGRVALITLNRPHADNAITTEMGALLTDVVEEIAVRTAVRVVILTGAGDRAFSVGSDLRQRKAMTKEDWLRQRQAFDRTLYTVRQLRKPIFAAVNGIAYGGGCELAQSTDFVIASVNATFGQPEAMLGLAAGGGSPALLPRLLPRGKALQMLMTGDAVSAQEAYRLGMVNELHDPTQLMSAAKQVADKIASNSPTAVQAVKRAVHLGEGQPIEEAIAIMMDAHWRSAVHPDRVEGIGAFNDGREPTFKDSDF, from the coding sequence ATGATGAGCACATCAAGCACAGACCGTTGGGCAGCGCTCGACTTCGGCCCGCCGGCGCCCGACGTCGAGGAGACCGAGGCGCCGGTGCTGCTGGACTACCTCTCCGACGGCCGAGTAGCCCTGATCACCCTTAACCGACCCCACGCCGACAACGCGATCACAACCGAGATGGGCGCCCTGCTGACCGACGTCGTCGAGGAGATCGCCGTTCGCACCGCGGTACGCGTCGTCATCTTGACCGGCGCCGGAGACCGCGCCTTCTCAGTCGGCAGCGACCTGCGCCAACGCAAAGCCATGACCAAGGAGGACTGGCTGCGGCAACGCCAAGCCTTCGACCGCACCCTCTACACAGTTCGCCAGCTCCGCAAGCCGATCTTCGCCGCAGTCAACGGGATTGCCTACGGCGGAGGGTGCGAGCTCGCCCAGAGCACCGACTTCGTCATCGCCTCCGTCAACGCGACCTTCGGCCAACCCGAAGCCATGCTCGGCCTAGCAGCCGGCGGCGGATCACCGGCACTGCTGCCCCGCCTCCTGCCACGCGGCAAGGCACTGCAGATGCTCATGACCGGGGACGCAGTATCTGCACAGGAGGCATACCGACTCGGCATGGTCAACGAGCTGCACGATCCCACCCAGCTGATGTCCGCAGCCAAGCAGGTCGCCGACAAGATCGCCAGCAACTCCCCGACCGCTGTCCAGGCCGTGAAGCGCGCGGTGCACCTGGGCGAGGGCCAGCCGATCGAGGAGGCGATCGCGATCATGATGGACGCCCACTGGCGCTCCGCTGTCCATCCCGACCGCGTCGAAGGCATCGGAGCCTTCAACGACGGCCGCGAGCCCACCTTCAAGGACTCCGACTTCTAA
- a CDS encoding PaaX family transcriptional regulator C-terminal domain-containing protein: MDEWSHDKVEVPTRVLVESMVRADATVDAGELYSVAAALGMTDQQVRLCIKRMVADGQFTQEGRGRRAILQPTEDTRRSIEPDVEFLRYMYQQDRGAAPWDGNWHLVAFAVPEKARIARDSLRDTIVHLGGAPIQGGLYVSANHWEPRIEDAAIQLDVLDHLTFFTTSELRTGRTDTPTEVAARLWPLDAIAAGHQRLTDVAQRRLDRLRGGGLTHTELLTITIELAAEFTRAMSPDPLLPAELLPQPWSGTQARTLVADCWSHLLRTNTPAASPRLFRTYSDVIREVTDG, translated from the coding sequence GTGGACGAGTGGTCCCACGACAAGGTTGAGGTGCCGACCCGCGTTCTCGTGGAGAGCATGGTCCGGGCGGACGCCACGGTCGATGCGGGTGAGCTCTACTCGGTCGCGGCAGCGCTCGGAATGACCGATCAGCAGGTCCGACTGTGCATCAAACGGATGGTCGCCGACGGGCAGTTCACGCAGGAAGGCCGTGGGCGCAGGGCGATCCTGCAACCGACCGAGGATACGCGCCGTTCGATCGAACCCGATGTCGAGTTCCTGCGTTACATGTACCAGCAGGACCGCGGCGCGGCGCCGTGGGATGGCAACTGGCACCTGGTTGCATTCGCAGTTCCCGAAAAAGCCAGAATCGCACGAGATTCATTGCGCGACACCATTGTCCACCTCGGCGGGGCACCGATCCAAGGCGGCCTGTATGTCTCGGCAAACCACTGGGAACCCCGAATCGAGGACGCGGCGATCCAGCTCGACGTACTCGACCACCTCACATTCTTCACCACCTCCGAACTCCGCACCGGCCGAACCGACACACCCACAGAGGTGGCCGCACGACTGTGGCCGCTGGACGCGATCGCAGCAGGCCATCAACGCCTCACCGACGTCGCACAACGCCGCCTCGACCGCCTACGCGGCGGAGGACTGACGCATACCGAGTTGCTCACCATCACAATCGAACTGGCTGCAGAGTTCACCCGAGCCATGAGCCCGGACCCCCTACTGCCTGCCGAGTTGCTCCCACAGCCCTGGAGCGGAACACAAGCCCGCACCCTGGTCGCCGACTGCTGGTCACACCTGCTGCGCACCAACACCCCTGCTGCATCGCCGCGGTTGTTCCGCACCTACTCCGACGTGATCCGAGAAGTGACGGACGGATGA
- a CDS encoding Dyp-type peroxidase, with protein MTGVTLELDDIQAGVLSERPSPYVGTYLLLRIDDRADGRELVRRLHGIVNLAGAADTPDNTSLTVAFTYHGLKALGVPQGSLDSFAPEFRQGMAARAAVLGDVGESAPHHWEKPLGSADVHVAIAVLSSDKEQLAAAAEKARRAQIELPGVQLIWRQDCYQLATGRTSFGFKDGIGQPSVEGSGRPPTNPRERPLNAGEIVLGYPDETGELPPMPTPEVLGRNGTYVVFRKLHTKVAAYRTYLHAKAASREEENLLGAKMVGRWQSGAPLALSPDQDDPELGSDPQRNNDFLFGDDPRGFKCPVGAHARRANPRDALDQDGSVDVRRHRMIRRGTSYGPMLPDGVVEDDGSDRGIVFVFAGANLKRQFEFVKTQWLNDGIFIGAPLESDPLVGPHDGSSGFTIPQRPIRRRLQNLPPFVVTRGGEYCFAPSLRALRWLAELDT; from the coding sequence ATGACAGGCGTAACCCTCGAACTCGACGACATCCAGGCCGGCGTGTTGTCCGAACGTCCCTCCCCGTACGTCGGAACCTACCTCCTGCTACGCATCGACGACCGCGCCGACGGCCGTGAGCTCGTCCGACGGCTGCACGGGATCGTCAACCTCGCCGGAGCCGCCGACACCCCGGACAACACCTCACTCACTGTCGCCTTCACGTACCACGGACTGAAAGCCCTCGGGGTACCGCAAGGGTCACTGGATAGCTTCGCACCGGAGTTCAGGCAGGGGATGGCTGCCCGCGCAGCGGTGTTGGGCGACGTCGGCGAGAGCGCCCCCCACCACTGGGAGAAACCCCTCGGCTCCGCCGATGTGCACGTTGCAATCGCTGTTCTCTCATCCGACAAGGAGCAGCTCGCCGCAGCTGCCGAGAAGGCCCGCCGCGCCCAGATCGAGCTTCCAGGCGTTCAGCTGATCTGGCGTCAGGACTGCTACCAGCTCGCTACGGGCCGAACCTCCTTCGGCTTCAAGGACGGGATCGGCCAACCCTCCGTCGAGGGAAGCGGTCGCCCTCCCACCAATCCCCGTGAGCGACCACTCAACGCCGGCGAGATCGTCTTGGGCTATCCCGACGAGACGGGCGAGCTGCCACCGATGCCCACCCCCGAGGTGTTGGGCCGCAACGGCACCTATGTCGTGTTCCGAAAGCTGCACACGAAGGTAGCGGCCTACCGGACCTACCTCCACGCCAAGGCGGCCAGCCGTGAAGAGGAGAACCTCCTCGGCGCCAAGATGGTCGGGCGCTGGCAGAGCGGCGCCCCGCTCGCACTCTCCCCCGACCAGGACGACCCCGAGCTGGGGAGCGACCCACAGCGCAACAACGACTTCCTCTTCGGCGATGACCCACGCGGCTTCAAGTGCCCGGTGGGAGCCCACGCACGCAGGGCAAACCCACGTGACGCGCTGGACCAGGACGGCAGCGTGGACGTCCGGCGCCACCGGATGATCCGACGCGGCACCAGCTATGGACCGATGCTCCCCGACGGCGTGGTCGAGGACGACGGGAGCGACCGCGGGATCGTTTTCGTCTTCGCGGGCGCCAATCTCAAACGCCAGTTCGAGTTCGTCAAGACCCAGTGGCTCAACGACGGCATCTTCATCGGCGCTCCGCTCGAGTCCGACCCCCTGGTCGGACCGCACGACGGGTCCAGTGGTTTCACCATCCCTCAACGGCCGATCCGGCGCAGGCTGCAGAACCTGCCACCGTTCGTGGTCACTCGCGGCGGCGAGTACTGCTTCGCCCCCAGCCTGCGGGCGCTGCGCTGGCTCGCCGAACTGGACACATGA
- a CDS encoding alpha/beta hydrolase family protein: MLGALLGVVLLVVGAAGWILDQNSYEIREETVTITGGPQPLQGVLALPQTGAGPYGLVVFVHGDGPIDATHETFYRPIWESLARAGYASLSWDKPGVNGAPGNWLDQSMDDRAAEALAAIAWSRSRPEIDPHRIGLWGASQAGWVLPKVAAQDPSLQFMIAVSPAVNWLQQGRYNTLAESRAAGASSTEVEAALSRSEATLNQLRTGATFEEFAAAGGATDGLTADRWRFIAENYTSDASADLVAVRIPVLLIVAGHDQNVDVVDTEATYRALLREPGQLSVKHYPDATHSLVRKDIEDSDVKTVVVATVAPRSLFADGFLTDQRHFVEALQNRP, from the coding sequence TTGCTGGGCGCCCTGCTGGGCGTGGTGCTGCTCGTCGTCGGCGCGGCGGGATGGATTCTCGACCAGAACAGCTACGAGATACGCGAAGAAACTGTCACCATCACCGGCGGTCCGCAGCCGCTGCAGGGAGTGCTGGCGCTGCCCCAAACCGGCGCGGGGCCATACGGACTCGTAGTATTCGTGCACGGCGACGGGCCGATCGACGCGACTCATGAGACCTTCTACCGGCCGATCTGGGAGTCGCTCGCACGAGCCGGCTACGCGTCTTTGTCCTGGGACAAGCCCGGTGTCAACGGCGCTCCCGGCAATTGGCTGGACCAGAGTATGGACGACCGCGCGGCCGAGGCTCTCGCGGCCATCGCCTGGTCCAGGTCGCGGCCGGAGATCGATCCGCACCGCATCGGACTCTGGGGAGCCAGTCAGGCCGGCTGGGTCCTCCCCAAGGTGGCCGCGCAGGATCCGAGCCTGCAGTTCATGATTGCCGTCTCACCCGCTGTCAACTGGCTGCAGCAGGGCCGCTACAACACCCTCGCGGAAAGCCGCGCCGCGGGAGCCTCGTCGACGGAAGTCGAGGCGGCGCTGTCGAGGAGCGAGGCCACCTTGAACCAACTGCGCACGGGCGCGACGTTCGAGGAGTTTGCGGCGGCCGGCGGCGCCACCGACGGACTGACGGCCGACCGGTGGCGGTTCATTGCCGAGAACTACACCTCGGACGCGTCGGCCGACCTTGTCGCGGTGCGGATCCCGGTACTGCTGATCGTGGCGGGCCACGATCAGAACGTCGACGTAGTCGATACCGAGGCGACGTACCGGGCACTGTTGCGAGAGCCGGGGCAGTTGTCTGTCAAACACTATCCGGACGCGACGCATTCGCTGGTGCGTAAGGACATCGAGGACAGCGACGTGAAGACCGTGGTTGTCGCGACCGTCGCGCCCCGCTCCCTATTCGCCGACGGCTTCCTGACCGACCAGCGCCACTTCGTCGAGGCTCTCCAGAACCGTCCCTAG
- a CDS encoding serine/threonine-protein kinase — MNERGAQASDATVASGPLTERGTVTELRPSTPTAVSSGLVDTDGLNGSDGLGRLVGDWEAGRTPSDLSDYLPDPAKIRRAALIALVGIDLEYRWLKSDRPKRLTEYCAEYPELLEVPLPAELLYEEFRLRKQGGEGVVAAEYLTEFPLQAESFEKLFDRDSMAGREDVMMLGLSGFGEFEIGQHLDDFELVLELGHGAFARVFLARQLSMQRWVALKISRNVGVEPQTLAQLDHPNIVRVFDQRLLEERALRVLFMEYVPGGTLLDVVKLVRLTPPAQRSGQLLLDAIDQTLATKGEMKPSETSLRSEVAAMSWPETVAWMGMRLADALEYAREHGVLHRDIKPANVLLSVEGIPKLADFNVSSSEEVSTEDAACFVGGSLAYMSPEQLEACAVGAPGTLDTRSDIYALGVMLWELLTGSRPFTDDGTGEKPPSPQMALEARRRRVDPEARLPDDCPPALRRVLVKSLSPERDGRWSGGRKLARQFALCLDRSARNLVDPPEGSPRSTLWKWALPILLAAIGIPNLMAAGYNYYYNKMLIISGLSPEAQQHLEQVHLVIGVAAFSLGAAAILYWCRLALTVPHGLRSGQTYSAEVLNKARTATLNVGHRAVVIAFGLWVLAGIAYPVALQIAAGGIPQRAYVHLMSSLAVCGAVAVAYPFFILTYYSVRCLYPILLSHGELRSDDGRDIRSLGRSSTRYLAVAASVPLVGIAGLSFVGSGAGEELNATVRVLCLGGIAGFIVVYQLFRRIESDLRALLRVVSLEVSASP; from the coding sequence ATGAATGAACGTGGTGCGCAGGCCAGTGACGCGACAGTCGCAAGCGGGCCCCTGACCGAACGGGGCACCGTCACCGAGTTGCGTCCGTCCACACCGACAGCGGTGAGTTCGGGACTTGTCGATACTGACGGGCTCAACGGATCTGACGGACTGGGTCGGCTGGTCGGGGACTGGGAGGCAGGACGAACTCCGTCCGACCTGAGCGACTATCTGCCCGATCCCGCCAAGATTCGTCGGGCCGCGCTGATCGCTCTGGTCGGTATCGATCTGGAATACCGCTGGCTGAAAAGTGATCGCCCGAAACGGCTAACGGAATATTGCGCCGAGTATCCGGAATTGCTTGAAGTACCACTACCGGCCGAGCTCCTGTACGAGGAGTTCCGGCTACGGAAGCAGGGCGGCGAGGGTGTCGTGGCGGCTGAGTATCTCACCGAGTTCCCTTTGCAGGCAGAGAGTTTCGAGAAACTGTTCGACCGTGATTCGATGGCTGGTCGGGAAGACGTCATGATGTTGGGACTCTCGGGTTTCGGCGAGTTCGAGATCGGACAGCACCTGGACGATTTCGAACTGGTGTTGGAACTCGGGCACGGCGCGTTCGCCCGAGTGTTCCTCGCGCGGCAACTCTCGATGCAGCGATGGGTTGCGTTGAAGATCTCGCGCAACGTCGGAGTCGAGCCGCAGACTCTCGCCCAACTCGACCATCCCAACATCGTTCGCGTCTTCGATCAACGACTGCTCGAGGAACGCGCACTGCGAGTCCTGTTCATGGAATACGTGCCAGGTGGGACCCTGCTCGATGTGGTCAAACTTGTCCGCCTGACACCGCCAGCGCAGCGATCCGGACAACTTCTTCTCGATGCCATCGATCAGACTTTGGCGACGAAGGGAGAGATGAAGCCGAGCGAGACGAGTTTACGGAGCGAGGTCGCGGCGATGTCGTGGCCGGAGACTGTGGCCTGGATGGGAATGAGACTGGCGGATGCCCTGGAGTACGCGCGTGAGCACGGCGTACTGCATCGGGACATCAAGCCGGCGAACGTACTTCTCAGCGTCGAAGGCATCCCCAAACTCGCCGACTTCAACGTCAGCTCGAGCGAGGAGGTCTCGACCGAGGACGCTGCATGTTTTGTCGGAGGCTCGCTTGCCTACATGTCTCCGGAGCAGTTGGAGGCCTGTGCGGTCGGGGCGCCTGGCACGCTCGACACCCGCAGTGACATCTATGCACTCGGCGTGATGCTCTGGGAACTCCTCACTGGGAGTAGGCCTTTCACGGACGACGGAACGGGGGAGAAGCCGCCGTCGCCCCAGATGGCACTCGAGGCCCGCCGCCGCAGAGTTGATCCCGAGGCCCGGTTACCTGATGACTGTCCGCCGGCGCTGCGTCGAGTTCTGGTGAAGTCTCTCTCTCCCGAGAGAGACGGAAGGTGGTCTGGTGGACGAAAGCTGGCCCGTCAGTTCGCGCTGTGTCTGGACCGATCTGCCCGCAATCTGGTCGACCCACCGGAAGGGAGCCCACGTTCCACATTGTGGAAGTGGGCGCTGCCGATCCTGCTCGCCGCGATCGGAATTCCGAATCTCATGGCGGCGGGCTACAACTACTACTACAACAAGATGCTGATCATCTCGGGGCTTTCGCCTGAGGCTCAGCAGCACCTCGAGCAGGTTCATCTCGTCATCGGGGTGGCTGCGTTCTCTCTCGGCGCCGCGGCGATCCTGTATTGGTGCCGGCTCGCGCTCACCGTGCCTCATGGACTGCGTAGCGGGCAGACGTACAGCGCGGAGGTCTTGAACAAGGCGCGTACCGCGACGCTGAATGTCGGCCACCGTGCGGTGGTGATCGCTTTCGGTCTGTGGGTCCTGGCCGGCATCGCATATCCAGTAGCACTGCAGATTGCTGCCGGAGGTATTCCGCAGCGCGCCTACGTGCACCTGATGTCGTCGCTGGCCGTCTGCGGCGCCGTCGCAGTCGCGTATCCGTTCTTCATCCTGACTTACTACTCGGTTCGCTGTCTGTATCCGATCTTGTTGTCACACGGCGAGTTACGAAGCGACGACGGACGCGATATTCGATCGCTGGGTCGGAGCAGTACACGGTACCTCGCGGTGGCGGCGTCGGTTCCTCTGGTGGGAATCGCGGGGCTAAGTTTTGTCGGTTCGGGTGCCGGCGAGGAACTCAACGCAACCGTCCGTGTGTTATGTCTGGGCGGGATCGCTGGATTCATCGTTGTATACCAACTGTTTCGACGGATCGAGAGTGATCTCCGTGCACTGCTGCGCGTCGTGTCCCTCGAGGTGTCGGCGTCTCCGTAG
- a CDS encoding MFS transporter codes for MKSKLLIPVLALGVFGIITTEMGIIGVLPQISEKFGISTSSAGWLVGVFALVVAVTGPFMTLVASGINRKTVLLVAIAVFAVSNLVYATTSSFEVMFAFRIIPAVAHPVFFAVALASAVRSVPPEKAAAATTKVFAGVTVGFAFGVPLTSYLAENFSVSTAFVFGAGINVLAFVGIMALLPSSPVTQQMSYGAQVGILRRPRVWLTVISVMFVFSAMFSVYGYFAEYLGDVTGMSGSWISAMLLAFGVVMIFGNFVFGAMLGKSVVRTVVAFPVLYVVVYVLIYLVGPHSVPMIVGVLIWGVVHSGGLVVSQSWMGRDAVDAPEFGNSLFISFSNLGITVGTMVGGWFLGHLGTRQLVWAGVLFAVLGLMTITARLALGGVHRESGARVPV; via the coding sequence GTGAAGTCGAAATTGTTGATTCCGGTCCTGGCATTGGGCGTCTTCGGAATCATCACGACCGAGATGGGGATCATCGGGGTTCTGCCCCAGATCTCCGAGAAGTTCGGCATCAGCACATCCAGTGCGGGATGGTTGGTCGGTGTATTCGCACTTGTCGTGGCAGTGACGGGTCCGTTCATGACGCTCGTCGCATCGGGAATCAACAGGAAAACCGTTCTGCTGGTGGCGATTGCGGTGTTCGCGGTATCCAATCTGGTTTACGCGACGACATCGAGTTTCGAGGTGATGTTCGCTTTCCGAATCATTCCCGCCGTCGCGCATCCGGTCTTCTTCGCGGTCGCACTTGCGAGTGCGGTTCGTTCGGTGCCGCCGGAGAAGGCCGCCGCTGCGACGACGAAGGTGTTTGCCGGTGTCACAGTCGGATTCGCCTTCGGTGTGCCGTTGACGTCGTATCTGGCCGAGAACTTCTCGGTGTCGACGGCGTTTGTCTTCGGTGCCGGAATCAACGTTCTCGCGTTCGTGGGAATCATGGCACTCCTGCCCTCGTCGCCGGTGACGCAACAGATGTCGTACGGTGCGCAGGTCGGGATCCTACGACGGCCGCGAGTGTGGTTGACGGTTATCTCGGTTATGTTCGTCTTTTCTGCCATGTTCTCGGTGTACGGCTATTTCGCCGAGTATCTCGGTGACGTGACGGGGATGAGTGGATCGTGGATCAGCGCGATGCTCTTGGCTTTCGGTGTTGTGATGATCTTCGGGAACTTCGTGTTCGGAGCGATGCTCGGGAAGAGCGTTGTACGAACGGTTGTAGCCTTTCCGGTTCTGTACGTCGTGGTGTACGTGCTGATTTATCTCGTGGGTCCGCACTCCGTCCCGATGATTGTCGGTGTGTTGATCTGGGGAGTGGTGCATTCGGGCGGGCTGGTCGTCTCGCAGAGTTGGATGGGAAGGGATGCCGTAGATGCACCTGAATTCGGCAACAGCTTGTTCATCTCGTTCTCCAATCTGGGGATCACGGTGGGGACGATGGTCGGCGGATGGTTTCTCGGACACCTGGGAACGCGTCAATTGGTTTGGGCCGGAGTGCTGTTCGCGGTACTCGGGCTGATGACAATCACCGCCCGGTTGGCGCTCGGAGGAGTTCACCGCGAAAGCGGTGCCAGAGTTCCGGTGTAG